ctgctgcaggttggatgactgagtgaatcccttcccacactctgagcaggcgaatggcttctccccagtgtgaactcgctcgtgtctcagcaagtgggatgaccgagtgaaagacttcccacacttggagcaggtgaatggtctctccccagtgtgaacttgctggtgtccggACAGAGTggacaactgaatgaatcccttcccacactgagagcaggtgaacggcctctccccagtgtgaattcgctggtgaatcagcaggtgggatgaccgagtgaatcccttcccacactcggagcaggtgaatggtctctccccagtgtgaactcgctggtgtctcagcaggtcatatgatcgagtgaatctcttcccacactgagcgcaggcaaatggcctctccccagtgtgaattcgctggtgattctgcaggttggatgacagagtgaatcccttcccacactctgaacaggtgaacggtctctccccagtgtgaactcgctcgtgtttcAGCAAGTGGAATGACCGAGTGAAagacttcccacacttggagcaggtgaatggtctctccccagtgtgaacttgctggtgtccagACAGagtggacaactgagtgaatcccttcccacactgagagcaggtgaacggcctctccccagtgtgaactcgctggtgtctcagcaggttggatgtatcactgaatgccttcccacacatggagcaggtgaatagtctctgcccagtgtgtatttgctggtgtgtggacaggctggatgactgagtgaatctcttcccacacttggagcaggtgaatggtctctccccagtgtgactgcgtcgatgaatatccagctgggatgggtaagtgaatcctttcccacagtccgcacatttccacggtttcttctccgtgtgactgcatttgtggcataTGAGGCCTGATGACGtgtccggtttctccccactgtgaacaatgctttttccttccatattcaggatatgataaattgaggctctgtcagatcctgatgtgatgcttggtttgtgttTCCGGACGTTGAAGCCTTTCCTTCGAACACCCGGTGAAAcggattcaaaacagaaaatagagtgagaaagaacccacaaaaacacaaaggcaggttgtgaaattgagctgaatgaatctggccatttgtggggccggcactgggaacaaAAGTGACCATAAACACCCAACTGGcccctttgggaggagagagaaagaggtgaagagggattttgtatatctacacgaCATATTAAAGAGAATagatggcaaagcaaattcgatcttgagcttcataaacagtaatattgattccGAAACAGGGAAGCCAGGCttccggtgacacagtgattagcactgctgcctcacagtgccagggacccgggttcaattccggccttggcaactgtgtgtgtggagcttgcactttctcccagtgtctgcgtgggtttccacccggtgctcaggtttcctcccacagtctgaagaagggcaagttaggtggattggccttgataaatttccccttagtgtccaggaatgtgcaggttcggtggggctatggggttacaaggtcagggtaggggtgtgggcctaggcagggtgccctttcagagaatcggtgcagacttgatgggcccaatggcctcctgctctgtgggaattctatggttctacttctattctctgaatctttataaagctctggtcaccactcgtcaggaagaatgtgaaaattcttggagaaggtgcagaggagatttatcagatggttccagcaaaggaggttgagggcgacTTGATTCAGGGACAAAACCTTAggccagatttccatcgggtgggCAAAGAAACTGTTtctattcactgatcgtacaagcagtcgggacacagatgtaaagttttgggtaaaacctggattgaactatataagatgctgaggggtcttgacagggtggatgtggtgaaaatgtttcctcttgtgggagaatctagaacagggGGGTTACTGTTGCAAAATAAAGggccacccatttcagatggggataaggatattttttctcttgagggttgtaggacagggtgtggcacagtggttagcattgttgcctcacagcaccagggacccagtctatgactcatctttcattccctcacctacagtataaatatctcccactttctctgtcttttagctttgacaaagagtcatctggaatcGAAATGTGAGCTCCTTTCTctccccactgatgctgccagacctgctgagattttcctgcattttctcttctggtcccgggttcaattccgaccctgggtgactgtgtggcgtttacacgttctccctgtatctgtgtgggtttccaccgggtgatccgatttcctcccacagttcaaaggtctgcaggtttgctggattggccatgcttaaatggCCCTGAGTCTCCAACAatgtgcacgttgggtgggattatgagggtggggtgggtagctctttcggagggttgatgcggactcgatgggctgaatggggtcaatctgcactgtagagattctatgactttgGAACACAtctttaaaaggcagtggaagcagtgtccttggatatttttaaggcagagctggatagattcttgataagcaaggaggtgaaaggttatcggtgttggccagaatgtggaattgaggttaaaattagatcagccaatggggcagcacggtggcgcagtggttagcactgctgcctcatgggtccgatcacagccccgagtcactgtccaggtagagtttgcacattctccccatgtctgcgtgggtctcaccctcacaacccaaagatgtgccgggtaggtaaattagccacaataaattgccttttaattgggaagaagaaaagaattgggtactttaaatttaagggAACAATATTAGAAAATAAAAGAATTAGGTATtcgaaattctttttttaaaattagatcAGCCGCAAACTTATTGAATACTGGAGCAGACCtgaggggccgactcccagtttgtgtaaggagcaggctcgaggggccgactcccagtttgtgtgtaaggtgcaggctcgaggggccgactcctagtttgtgtgtaaggagcaggctcgaggagccgactcccagtttgtgtgtaaggagcaggctcgaggggccgactcccagtttgtgtgtaaggtgcaggctcgaggagccgactcccagtttgtgtgtaaggagcaggctcgaggggccgactcccagtttgtgtgtaaggtgcaggctcgaggggccgactcctagtttgtgtgtaaggagcaggctcgaggggccgactcccagtttgtgtgtaaggagcaggctcgaggggccgactcccagtttgtgtgtaaggagcaggctcaccAAGACAGACGGTAACATTTGAATTGAttgaaagtttactgatgaccatgaaaccattgtcgcttgttggttcactcatgtccttcagtgaaggaaatctctgtctggcctacatgtgactccagatccacagtcagctggctgactcttaaaatgctctctgcgatgcactcagttcaagggcaattagtgatgctggcccagccagcgacacccacatcccgtgaatgaacagaaaagaaaatctgccatccttacctggtctggccaacacgattccaaaccacagcaatgtggttgactctttaaatgccctccgagatccagcagagggcagtaggatccagcagagggtagtagagcggacctgctgattggccgttgctggggaaatttgcatacgtccgtgtgctcaccctaacttggaggcgtacatgaacaagagaccctagctgttcaagtgaagacaagcatccagcagagggcagtagagcggagctgctgattggccgttgcagggggaatttgcatacgtccgtgtgctcaccctaacctggaggcgtacctgaacaagagaccctagctgttcaagtgaagacgggcatccagcagagggcagtagagcggagctgctgattggccgttgcagggggaatttgcatacgtccgtgcgctcaccctaacttggagacgtacctgaacaagagaccctagctgttcaagtgaagacaagcatccagcagaggatagtagagcggagctgctgattgaccgttgcaggggaaatttgcatacgtctgtgtgctcaccctaactttgaggtggtttgtggaggagctcttgtcaagtgacacttaaacctgaaacatttcttcagtgtttccctccctaccccctcctctaaccaaaaaaaccaaccgctgtaaggatcaagaggaaggctcgagggcaggtagaagtggaaagttgaaccgtgatgtcacagcctgcaggtaaggaattggctggtgactggtaagtagtttttatttattttccctcatgtgttatcgtgcggggcgcagaggttgctgagtgagtgcttgctgagaaggggagtgaataacaggtaagctctttctttcctttttttatctagagggatgacagggaaggtagtgcaatgttcctcctgcagaatgtttgaggtgagggatgccgtcagtgtccctgctgacttcatctgtgggaagtgcacccatctccagctcctcagaaaccacgttagggaactggagctggagttggatgaacttcggatcattcgggaggcagagttggtcatagataggagcttcagggatgtagttactccgaagaataaagatagatgggtgacggtgagaggggctgggaggaagcagtcagtacagggatcccctgtggcccgttccccttagtaacaagtataccgctttggatactgttggggggggggggaaacttaccagggttaagccatggggtacaggtctctggcacagagtctgtccctgttgctcagaagggaaggggggagaggagtagagcattagtcattggagactccatagttagggggatagataggagattctgtgggaacgagagagactcacggttggtgtgttgcctcccaggtgccagggtgcgtgatgtctcggatcgtgttttcgggatccttaagtgggagggggagcagccccaagtcgtggtccacataggtaccaacaacataggtagtaaaagggatggggatgtaaggcaggaattcagggagctagggtggaaacttagatctaggacaaacagagttattatctctggattggtacccgtgccatgtgatagcgagacgaggaatagggagagagaggagttgaacacgtggctacagggatggttcaggagggagggtttcagatttctagataattagggctcattctggggtcagtgggaccactACAAAcacgatggtctgcacctggaccagaggggtaccaatattctgggggggaaatttgctaatgctcttcgggagggtttaaactagttcagcaggagcttgggaacctgaattatagctccagtatacaggaggttgagagtagtgaggtcatgagtagggtttcaaagttgcaggagtgtaccggcaagcaggaaggtggtttaaagtgtgttttttgtTCAAAAGTGTGttttttgttcaaaaaggggagcagagacaaccccggcaactatagaccggtgagcctcacgtctgtagtgggtaaagtcttggaggggattataagagacaagatttataatcatctagataggaataatatgatcagggatagtcagcatggctttgtgaagggtaggtcatgcctcacaaaccttttcgagttctttgagaaggtgactgaacaggtagacgagggtagagcagttgatgtggtgtatatggatttcagcaaagcgtttgataaggttccccacggtaggctattgcagaaaatacggaggctggggattgagggtgatttagagatgtggatcagaaattggctagctgaaagaagactgagggtggtggttgatgggaaatgttcagaatggagttcagtcacaagtggagtaccacaaggatctgttctggggccgttgctgtttgtcatttttatcaatgacctagaggaaggcgcagaagggtgggtgagtaaatttgcagacgatactaaagtcggtggtgttgtcgatagtgtggaaggatgtagcaggttacagagggatatagataagctgcagagctgggctgagaggtggcaaatggagtttaatgtagagaagtgtgaggtgattcactttggaaggaataacaggaatgcggaatatttggcgaatgataaag
This portion of the Scyliorhinus torazame isolate Kashiwa2021f chromosome 5, sScyTor2.1, whole genome shotgun sequence genome encodes:
- the LOC140419124 gene encoding uncharacterized protein: MEGKSIVHSGEKPDTSSGLICHKCSHTEKKPWKCADCGKGFTYPSQLDIHRRSHTGERPFTCSKCGKRFTQSSSLSTHQQIHTGQRLFTCSMCGKAFSDTSNLLRHQRVHTGERPFTCSQCGKGFTQLSTLSGHQQVHTGERPFTCSKCGKSFTRSFHLLKHERVHTGERPFTCSECGKGFTLSSNLQNHQRIHTGERPFACAQCGKRFTRSYDLLRHQRVHTGERPFTCSECGKGFTRSSHLLIHQRIHTGERPFTCSQCGKGFIQLSTLSGHQQVHTGERPFTCSKCGKSFTRSSHLLRHERVHTGEKPFACSECGKGFTQSSNLQQHQRGHK